The sequence below is a genomic window from Scyliorhinus canicula mitochondrion, complete genome.
TTTATACTAGGCCTGATAGGCCTTGCATTTAACCGCTCTCACCTCTTATCCGCACTCTTATGCTTAGAAGGAATAATATTAACCCTCTTTGTTGCCACTGCAACCTGGTCCTTAATATTAAATTCTACTTCAAGTTCCATCTTACCTATAATTCT
It includes:
- the ND4L gene encoding NADH dehydrogenase subunit 4L produces the protein MSPMYFSFSSAFMLGLMGLAFNRSHLLSALLCLEGMMLTLFVATATWSLMLNSTSSSILPMILLTFSACEASAGLAILVATSRSHGSDNLQNLNLLQC